The following nucleotide sequence is from Aedes aegypti strain LVP_AGWG chromosome 3, AaegL5.0 Primary Assembly, whole genome shotgun sequence.
ttcaaacattgaATGTATATACAAACATTTTCTCGTTTTCAATAAGGTAAGAAAAGCTTTGAACTAATAAATGTtgtcacggttttttttttcgaattatggTCATTAATAAAATTATGCGTCACCGGCGCCGTGTTGTGTGTGGTTCAATAGTTACGTCTAATGTTTACCGTTCCTGCAATAACCGAGTTAAATCAATATCGGCAACATGACGTTGATGAACGAAGTTTTTTCTTGCAAACATTGGTTATAGCAAAACTTCAAACCCGTACACTCGAGTTTTGATCAAACCATCAGATCCGTTTGGTTGCACACCATCCATTCTACTTAAAGGGAAATgaagaagaaaacaaaataaaaaacaaaataaaatattcacaTTTCTGCTTGTTTTATTTCCACATTTTGAATTAGAATTTCATCTTCTGTTTGTGCGATTTTGTATTTCTCATTCTCTCTATAGGTATGACTATTTTGTCCTTTTGTTTTTGTAtcgatttttccatttttttcttcatatataATCTATACAACTATATAAAAGAGTTATACACGTTTACATCCTACCTTCTCTGTGGTTGCTTATTTCCACttgtgttttttatttgttttctgcTCTTGTGTGTTGTGGATTACAGCACACTGAGAATTTATCATTGTTTTTGGTGGTTTTCCCAGCAATTTATTAATGATATTTATGGCTTCAAAACATGAAATGATTCGACACGCTGTCTTGAATTTGATCGATATACTGATAATTAAAATTAATGGTAAAACTACCAAACACTGGGACAAATCCTCACtgtaacttttttgtgtttgtatTCCTTTTCCGTCTCTAGAATAGATCACTCGCACTTTACCGCTAGTTTCGCATAGAAAATGAAGAAACTTTTACAGTAAAATCTATCTGGGCTCTGGAGAGGGCTGTGTTATTAGCAAGAAGCAGAAAGATGGACCAGATGGTGGCTCGTTAGCGGGctaaaataaataacattttttaacgTTTAACAGCTTGTCCCGCGTTATTTTCTTGGAATCTTCACAACTTGTCCTCCCATTCTAATCTACTGTGTGACAGATGCATGTGTTTGTCTCAGTGGGTGGATGTAATTGCGAAGCTTTTTTTGTGGGTGTTTGTAATTGTTATAACATTTGCGACGTTGACTCAATCTCTCAAATCAAAAAGAGATTTCTCATTATAGGATGCGAGACTTTCATTGGTGATCTTTTGATAATTAAAACTAGTATAACACAAAAgggtaaaataaaatattgcaaCAAGGTATTACATTTTTCCTAAGCATAAATTACCAATGATATATATGACACAGTAACAGTGAATTGCGATGTTTGTTTCAACTAAATAAGTTTCCATTTGGACATTTGAAGTGCTTTGTTTTGTTGCATGTGATGTATGTTTACTACAAGTTTCGAGCGAAGCAATTAGGTAGTGGCAGCCGAAGGATAAATGAAAGTTAATTCTTGTGTTGAGTGACAAGAGCTGCATATTGATATTTTGATAGTCACTTGGGTAACGTCACTCACTAAGAACAGCCCGAATAATCATGGAGGGAAAGTTCAACCAATTTTTAAGGCTACATTTAGACTGCGTCTCCTATTTCCACTGTCGTGAAGGTGAACCAAcatttaaaatgatattttttgttaacGAATGTTGCTAAGTAATATAGAAAATAAAATGCCTTTGCGCAAAATTGCAGCACATACACTATGTTGTAATGTTTTCTAGTATAGGTGGTTAAACCCTTTCCAGTTCCTCAAACTTTGCCGTGCGCATTTGTCTAATCTGTCGGTTCCGAGATTCAGATCCGTGtacttttgaaaacttttctaGGTTATACATAACTCTGCGTCAGAAGCATACTATAATCAATGCCCTACTTGTTGTGGTTGCTGTTTGCAATTCACTGTGGAACAGCGATGTTTTATTGATTGTTTTCTGCATGTTTTGTTCTCGTTCATTATTAAGCGGCTAATTGGAAAAATTACCCTACTTTTTCTAAGATTTCCACATACTTCTTTCCTTTTTGTAACTCCTTTCACTATCGTATGTCACATAATGAACATAGAACATCTACATCATAAATTATTAAATacgtaaataaagaataaaacacTTCTTCTTATTTCTCTCTTTCTTTTTTAAAGCGGATTCAACAAGGAtgataaaattttctaaaacaaaaatatatatgatacattgttattcaataaaatGTGTATACAGATTACGATAATTAAAAATACTGGAAAATAGTTCTACAACAAGAGCGCATATAATCATTTTTGGACGAATTTAGAAGCATTTCtcctaaacaaaaaaaaagaaaaattctgCTCTATTAACAATAACTTCTTTCTTCTACGATGACTTACCTCGCTTTCGTGCAATGTCGTTTTCTGTTCTATTATATGATGTGATTTTATCCTAGCTGATCTCTCGTACAATGTGTGTATGTATGCATGGTTTTTTGTTTGTGTCGGATGTTTGTTAAGTTTACCTCTAATATTCACTACCCTTCcatcaaaaactaaaataaatcaaaaaatagaaaacagCTCACAGATTACTAAGACTTAGTTTCTGATCTTCACTCTATAGCATGACAACGACGACATGACTTCCTTTTCTTTGTATTTCACTAGTTATGTTTACACAACACACACATATGTTTCTTGTATcatcattatttgtttttttactCGCTGAAAGGGCCGTAagcatttttgtgtttttgtgtGTGTTTTCTCATTGTTGTctgtttaaattttatatggCGGTGAATCATTGCTATCTCTTTCATACACTCTGCGTTATATAACACACCGATCATTACTCTTCTCTTTctatcaaagttttttttttcgttcacaTATTTGCTTTGCATTAATAATTTAATAGTAACGACGATGACTACTGTGTGGTATGCAGTTGTTTCTGGTATCATCAATTTCCTTCCATTAATTTCACAATTACGTTTGAACTGCGAATTTTCTAgctcattctttttttttttttttgattgatgATATCTCAACGTTACTTTTCTTTTGTGTGCATATAGgttgtaatttgatttttttgactaCAGGTTATTATTCAGTATCGGCAATCATTTATCCGGTGTCACCTTTGCCGTCGCTGACTGTTTTAACCAACACGatccacttttttttttcagcaagaTCGGTTGTTTAGTGGAACACGCGACGTAGGGAATACGATACGGCGCGATTTTGTATCGATCCTTGATGCGATTGTTTGAACAAGTGTATCCGTCTGTATGCGTGGTTTCAAACGCAAATCACTCACTGACTTTGTGTACGTCTCATGATTCTTTTGTTTATTCTGcggttattttttattttagtctGTATAGgtttctgttttttttgttttgattattaattaatcaatatttctttttattataaaattagtAAAGTTTGGCTAGATTTGATATTTTTACGGTAGACACAACTAAAATGAGACGACCAGGTTGCATCAAAATTGTTAAGTATAtctgaaaaaagaaaagaaaaacaaacatgATGAGTCGCTTAAAGGTAAAGCTTACAGTTGTTACGAATATTAATAACAAAAGTTTTAGGTTACATTATTCTGTATTCATGGCCAAAGTCAGACGGgggcataaaaaaaaatgccaaaaccAACTGGTTTGCTAAGAAGGCTAatactttgtttgaatttttaagtgTTGTCTCCAGcattcatttttattgaaaattacgtCATGGTGActttttggaaaataattaGAGTATTTAATTTTTCATTTGGTATCGTgccagcaccgaggaggcagtcCCTCTAGTATGCCGTAGGTGACACAAATCTGGTTAGATGGCTTATCCGGCTTATCAAATTCATTTCACCAAggcaaaggcaaaagtagagcaaaaaGATGAAGCATTGGCTTGATTGATCCAATAATGCTGAGAAAACAGTCATGTTCTTTtaatgtaacttttgaaaaatgtcacaactttaagtaacaatttagtaaacaaaattcaaaacatgtgtttGTCTAAATATTTATGAAGTGAGATTGactaatttccattgaaatgcGCAATAGACGTgttatcacagagatatggacaaaacacttttgtatgtttttaagctAAGCTTTTGCACAGGAGTGTATTCCATGATACCACTAGTGTTTTTTTCAAGAGCTTTACCTATGATGGATTTTCCCCTTGTAAATAGTACCCTAAAGCACTATACCCTAAAGGAATCATGccgtttacgcaaaatgaaccaaATATATTACAGCGACCGATTTGCTCACAGATTCTTGCGtcggagaaccagaacaaaacaaatgtcaaaagaacgtgattgctggatgagcagagtctgctcacagccgttcttttttccttttcatagttatttttgtaaataattgggtgaattataattataatagaTAGATTACAAACTAAAGTTCGACAGTATTGAGAAAATTAACCGATATATGGTGTTATTGTAAAAATAACACAGGGAATCGGATGCGTGAAtgcatgtcaaaataaaatgatgcgatgccctctacagtatttgggttcgggcgatcgtgagcaaagaaagcaagaacgcaATCGCACAAAAGGAACCACCGATGCGGTACAATTTTTCTGTTGTGCATGAACAGACTCTGTTCACCGTTTTACAGCACTGCCCTAAAGTCACACTAGTGACTTTTTGCGGCCGTTCTGCTATAAACTATTACACAATATTGTTTACCATGATGGTCAAGGCCCAAAACATAAACGAAACAAAtagttttgattaaaatttaagCCCCTTTGCACCTACAGTAGGGTATTTATTATGGAGGACCTAAGCATGGTGTTGAAATTTCAACCGTATTTCAGTGTCCTAAACCTAAATGTTGGATTATTTTGCAAAGTGAAGTGTTcaaactatcctttatctggGGTTTAGTGAggtaaaataatcaattttgaaattttgactttgctttgtagccgcggactctaaccactctaaGGAAGGGTCACGATTATAAAACCaatcaacagaatcgaatgattttctgtcGGTTTCGTCTCCTCTTCCGTCGTAGCTGGCCAATGTCAAATTAAATAGACAAGGTTCTTCCACCTTATGAAAATAAAAGAATTTGTTGATTCAAGTAAACCCTATAATTTTTGTGCTTTCTAAATACATCGATTTTCTACTAACTTTCACCAAACCAATGCAATTTCAAAAGACTGCTTCCCTGCTTGTATCTTAATTTTCAACGTATTTTTAGCATGTGCACCGATTTTCCCCCagtttttagtgatttttcggtaaaacattgattgattgatttgactttattaacgagatttttagccctgggctagttcatctcgggaccaacggctttacttcccttccgaaggaagtcgtcactataactttttacgtcataagtaactatgtcggggatgggattcgatcccaggtcctcggcgtgagaggcgagtgttctaaccactacaccaggtccgtccccttggtaaaacattgtgtttatttgaaatataCATATTTGTAAATATGAGAAACTACAATGTAAAGATAAAcagaaatattttgtttaaaggAATAAGTGTATAAATGATATATAATATCACGAAATAGTATCTTAATAATATAAAACATGTTTCTAGCAATATTTAAAATGACTATAAATGTGTtttacagataccgcaataataggcaaaaatctattttcatTGTTCTATTATTGCTCTATATGCTTTTTCTACAAAATatagaaattttcttcaaaactccacatagggggattaggggcataatgaacatacggggcgaaatggacaccccctcaatatctgagaatatgcatacttcatcaaaagttcatacacaACATGAAATCTGCAATGCATtcgaaatgtttgacggtacaaaagcttattttttgcttcaatccAAAAAATCGTCCTTCCAAATttgaagaatctaatttttgagcaaaagcCCAGAAAGGTTTTTTtgctattatgattgagggagagtcCTTTTACTTATCGGAACGATTGATAGTCAtttaatatatttgaatcgctaAATTTTATGCAAGTGTtcatacctttttaccagccttgtttttgatccaattttctatctcgcttttctgacatatgatatgatttttataatcatgaatgaatgtagcacgtcgtactaacatcaaacttgaacactagacattttgttaacaattaattacatttaatttgccgcagcagttcagattttttacaggtgagttgatttaacctgcttataagagaaaaaaaaaacgttttcaatttacttaatctaacttaacctaaacatataacgcattaatcgtggcaatagaagattgtttgaatttgtttgaatatcaaaagcttgttcttaatatattttatattttataggATATTTTTGAAgacctgagtaacttgattttcaattggactagtaaatccttaattaaaattgtgcgcgctttcaaactgcatagcaagtttttgagctttttcgcaattagttagtaataatttgttttcctctttcaatgccggtattggcttctgaggtttttttttcaaaattttagataatttccaaaaaggcttagagccagagtccaattgaaaaatctaaaagtagatgaaaaaaacgaatttagtactataccatttaattccactagagtttgtatcctttgacagatacgcgtatttcgacctaaactgtaaggccgtcttcagtgtcgtgtactagactcgacatttattatgaaaaataagatttattatgaaaaatctaattttcaaaatgtttgtttcttaattgtgtaaaacgtttcttgatttctttctgaaaatcctgccatataattttcatagcatgatcgcgagtgcgttgaaatcgccttctcctcacgtttttaagacggatcaagactttaagatcatcgtctataatcacggattcaaattttacttcacattttggaattgtaatgctcctggcttcaacaatggaatttgttaaagtttcaatagcattgtcaatatcaagttaagtttctaaagaaatgatgacatcaagattagagtcaacatacgtttcagatgtattccagtcggctcgaaaataattgaaagtggagctgataggattcaGAATTGcttcatgagatatttgaaatgtaacaaggacatgatcagaatcataaTCAGGATGAGTaattaattggctacaaagatcactagagtcggttaagaccaagtcaatcgtagatggatttctacaAGAGGAAATacacgtagggctatcagggtattgaattgagaaatatcctgaagagcactcataaaaaaaaaattctgccgttggaattactttgagaattattccatgaccgatgtttggcattaaagtcaccaatgacaacaatttttgacttattacgagtccattttcgcaagtcagtttggagcaaattaacttgctgtccagagcattgaaaaggcaaacaggcagctatgaaagtatatttaccaaactgtgtttcaacagaaacacctaaagtttcaaaaactttagtttcaaatgacgaaaacagttgatgttttatacgcctatgaatgatgattgcaacacaTGACaacccccacatgccccatcaagtcgatcattacgataaacaaaaaagctaggatctctttcaaaattagatccaagttttaaatacgtttcggtaataactgctatatgcacgttattagctgtaagaaaattaaacagctcgtcctctttaccattcagagaacgagcattccaatttaaaatattcaaattattatttggatccattagaaaaacgtaatccaataacaatttgattagtaaattttacaccaacttggactgcttcacttgaagtgtgcttcttctcttcaagatgtttgagaagaagttcgcgatctttaagagtttccggcaaacgCGACAGTcccctttctttgcgatttggaaggagaccttgattcccctaatggagctcAAGAACTCCTGCCTAAAttccgcaaattcggaacaactgaccacgataggcggcactctttgcttcctcacttgaatcaaagagcctgggctagagactgcttcgatttggtgttcggaaaatttgtctagagcatcgaactgattgctcatttcgatacaattattcatttcacccttggaagaaagttcgcatttcggggaaacgtcctttcttccattcttgccacgtttagtgacagtagGACAGCAAATCAGCATTTTGAAGCTCGCGAGTATTTTATTTCATGATAGATTGCGGACTCCGGATAAATGCTGAAAATAAATATTGGGAATTTTAAACACAAGATTAATTTCCGTGGCGAAATTTTTTCCATCAGCCATTGGCACAAGTCTCTCtcttaaaaaaagttacacaaaaCCGGACTTTTCTGGGCCAACATATTTGTGTGTGATTTTGGCTCATTCTGAAAAATCTATATTGTGCTGATTTATGGTTaacttttacaaatttcatgctACACTGGGAAGCCTCAAGTTGCGAAGCATCTTCATGTGTTATATACGTCgcggaaaataaaaacaaagcaGCAGTTTTTCAGAATGTTTTGAACTTGCATACATGATGTGTTGGTCCACAATAGCACGGTTTTGTGCGAACTGTACTCAATTTTATGTAAATTCGTTTTAGTGTGCTGATTTTAAGTTGAACTCCAAGAATGATATATTGAATTTATCATGAtgcaattttatataaatatgaatattagataataatatttgaaaaattattttaaatattcaatATATAAACGATCACAGCAAActagttggatttttttcgtCGGCCGGGGAGGGGTGGCAACGGTCCCCATTTCCCCCCTTTGGCTACGATCATGACACCCTTGTGTGTATAGTGGATCTTCTCGGGTTGGAAATTGTCTTGTCTTCTCAGAGCATTGGGGTTTCCGGTGAGAATGATGAAGAAATAATAGGGTCCATCCAAAAACCACGTGATCATTTAAAAGAGATGAGGGTCCACTATGTGCAGTTTCCATATAGATTTCAAGtcaaacttttgaatagggcctaaaTCGAAATAAAGAGTTTGTTACAAATCATCCGCATAGGCCGCCTATGCGATTAGCGTTGCAAAAACTATTATAAATACATAAtagaattttcatgaaaatgatgACTTGAcaagaattattttgaaattttcaattattttgctgTTATTGAAGGaacattgttaaaaatattgaaaaaagtcaAAAAGCCCTAAATGAAAAACAGTGCCAGTGTGCAGATAAATTCTTCACAGTACTTTAGTTAACAGTCTAAACTACTCTTGAGAACAAATTTTAACCTGGTACAACTTGAGACAAAAAAAGAATGAGATGTATAAAGATTGAATAAGAAATCGGATATAAATTTTCAGTGTAGTCCTCACACATACCCGAACAATAGTACGACTTgttatttcattaaatttttcTAAAACAGCTTTTTGAGTAAACTTTCGAATTGTGTTCtaagatctgtataaaatattacaataaTGCATTTCATTCGACGTATATCTTTGTGTTTGCCCTGAATCCTTtatatttcccaaaaaaaaactaactttGATGTACTGTATCAACGAATCCACAACGAATCTTGCTCTAATATTCAAGGAATATCTCAATAGAAGTGTTCACTATGGAATATATTACAAGGAAAAATTATAAGGACAAGCCATTTttcctgatcgcccatagtggacCGGCTTGACACAGCTTcagtaaaattttggaaatcaaacatatttttaactcACCTATAACAGCTCGTATTGCCGCAGATGCATCCGCTGGATGATGTCTCGACAATCGTTGAAAACTCTTTTGATGTTTTCTGTGTCTACCGCACAGGTAAAGTGCGGATAGCAGTAATGCTTACCGTCGCCACTGGCTGTCGATATACGCTAAAACAAAGATTACAAAAGTGATAGATTGTCCTAATTTAACATGACCGTAATCTAATGCTAATACACACCAAAAACTCATCTCGAATGAAATATTTTGCCCTTATCACTTCTGGCTCTTCGCCCATCTCACAAACGGCGTCGGCTGAAATATACTCGCAGttagcaacaaaaataagttttatccATGATTGGTTAAACTTACCGGGCGTCTGGTAACGATTGAACTCACTAAAGTAGTCGGAAAGTTTACTTTTACCAGCTTTGATTTTCTCCGCCAGCAAGTCTTGTTTGTTCAGAAACAATATGACCGATATTGTTCGTAACCATCTGTCGAAACACTTTTTATTTTAGTATTGATATATAAAAAAGCAAAATAATTCCAAATTACCTATTGTTCCAAATACTTTTGAACAGTTCCAGCGATTCTCTCAGCCGATTTTGCGTTGGATCCTCCCGCAGGACCATATTATAACTAGAACACGCTGTCACGAATATGATTGCAGTGACATCGTTAAAACACTGGATCCATTTACGTCGTTCGTCGCGCTGACCGCCAACGTCGAACATGCTGGAAAATTAATAGAATGTTTAAACATATTAACAATTATGTTGAGGTATGAACATTTGACTTCGAAACTTACTGAAAATTAACCTTGTCAACTTGAAACCTAGTTTCGAATATACCCGACGTTAAGACACGACATCTCAGTATATCCTGCTCGGTTGGAGTATAATTAGGCTGTTTGATTTCACTAACACGATCCAGAAAGCtggaaaacaaaatgataacaagCAACAGCATATCATTGATTGAGATTGACCATAAGTGGGCGCAGTGGAGTTCAGTTGAGGTTAGGTTGAAAACGTGACTACTCACTATTTAGCACAATCAATTAATTGGTATTCATTCGACCGTTCGTAGGTCTGCTGTACACCACGATCTTTCCACAGTTCTTCTGTATTCTCGTAGAACTCCGGTGGATAGTTGAAATCAGGACCTGGAAGACATAGCAATCTGGGTAAAAATAATCCGACCAAAATTATGCTGCATAGCCTAGATGTTTTCCCAATCCAACCGAATCTTTcgtattttatatgttttatcAATACTTCCGTGCTTTGGAATGACAATTTGTTATCTCATTAGTTTAATTCCCTTTCCCTGCCAAATAATACAGGCACAGACACAGTCTGTGATAAAGGGTTTACTATTATCGTATTTAAATGCACTCCCGTGCAAAGATTTGGGatcaccccctaaaaacatacaaaagtgttttgtccatatctctgtgttTACACGTCCAATCAaaactctctatggcgcattCGAAAAGCAATGACCAAGTTATTCTTAATTCGTAGGTTCTTTtttcaaaatcgttttttgaATGTTGTATATCATGATATGTCCCGAACCGGTGCAATCGGCAAAGTCCACAGAAACGTAAAGGggctagcgattggaagctcggtacgtggaactgtaaatctctcaattcATCGGAGCACACGTATACTCgtcgacgtgctgaaggaccgcagATTCAGCATCGtggcgttgcaggaagtgtgttggaagggatcaatggtgcgaacgtttagaggtaaccataccatctaccagagctgcggcaatacacacgagctgggaacagcttttatagtgatgggtgatttgCAGAGGtgtgtgatcgggtggtggccgatcaatgagtgAATGTGCAAGTTggggctcaaaggccggttcttcaacttccgcataataaacg
It contains:
- the LOC5563900 gene encoding guanine nucleotide-binding protein G(s) subunit alpha, which translates into the protein MGCFGSAGSKQSDSNSSEDTKSQKRRSDAITRQLQKDKQVYRATHRLLLLGAGESGKSTIVKQMRILHVNGFSDTERKQKIEDIKKNIRDAILTITGAMSTLTPPIPLEKPDNQARVDYIQDYASGPDFNYPPEFYENTEELWKDRGVQQTYERSNEYQLIDCAKYFLDRVSEIKQPNYTPTEQDILRCRVLTSGIFETRFQVDKVNFHMFDVGGQRDERRKWIQCFNDVTAIIFVTACSSYNMVLREDPTQNRLRESLELFKSIWNNRWLRTISVILFLNKQDLLAEKIKAGKSKLSDYFSEFNRYQTPADAVCEMGEEPEVIRAKYFIRDEFLRISTASGDGKHYCYPHFTCAVDTENIKRVFNDCRDIIQRMHLRQYELL